A region from the Microcella frigidaquae genome encodes:
- a CDS encoding type II secretion system F family protein, translating into MAATLTFAYTGRDSSGKVVKGRVDAAGEASVVSRLRTMGIAPISIEQVTGGTGLQREISFGGLFDKKVSIKDLAVMSRQLATMISAGLPLLKALTILADQSENPKLASTLDEVRSGVEEGSTFSDSLAKHPRIFPPIFVNLVRAGEVGGFLETSLDSIAKNYDKEVELKATIKSALTYPVVVLIMALLAVVGMILFIVPVFDDLFKDLGGELPLPTRILVVISQNMVWLGPLVIVAIIVGTIWWRANRHTPKFRSVWEPALLKMPVFGELFKKIAIARFTRNFGTMIGAGVPILQALSIVGSTSGNWQVEQAVQSVQDSVRQGRSIAAPLATEPIFPTMVTQMIAVGEDSGALETMLEKISDFYDSEVQSTTEALTSLIEPLMIAFLGVILGGMIVALYLPIFDVFNQI; encoded by the coding sequence ATGGCGGCGACTCTCACCTTCGCCTACACGGGCCGCGACTCCAGCGGCAAGGTCGTCAAGGGCCGCGTCGATGCAGCGGGCGAGGCCTCGGTCGTCTCGCGCCTGCGCACCATGGGCATCGCCCCCATCTCGATCGAGCAGGTGACCGGCGGCACGGGCCTCCAGCGCGAGATCTCGTTCGGCGGGCTCTTCGACAAGAAGGTCAGCATCAAGGACCTCGCGGTGATGAGCCGCCAGCTCGCCACCATGATCAGTGCCGGTCTGCCGCTGCTGAAGGCGCTGACGATCCTCGCCGACCAGTCGGAGAACCCGAAGCTCGCGTCCACGCTCGACGAAGTGCGCTCGGGGGTCGAGGAGGGCAGCACGTTCTCCGACAGCCTGGCGAAGCATCCGCGCATCTTCCCGCCGATCTTCGTCAATCTCGTCCGCGCGGGCGAGGTCGGCGGCTTCCTCGAGACCTCGCTCGACTCGATCGCGAAGAATTACGACAAGGAGGTCGAGCTCAAGGCCACGATCAAGTCGGCGCTCACCTATCCGGTCGTCGTCCTGATCATGGCGCTGCTCGCCGTCGTCGGCATGATCCTGTTCATCGTCCCGGTCTTCGACGACCTCTTCAAGGATCTCGGGGGAGAGCTTCCGCTTCCCACGCGCATCCTCGTCGTCATCTCGCAGAACATGGTCTGGCTCGGGCCGCTCGTGATCGTCGCCATCATCGTCGGCACGATCTGGTGGCGCGCCAACCGTCACACCCCGAAGTTCCGCTCGGTGTGGGAGCCCGCGCTGCTCAAGATGCCCGTGTTCGGCGAGCTGTTCAAGAAGATCGCCATCGCCCGCTTCACGCGCAACTTCGGCACGATGATCGGCGCCGGCGTGCCGATCCTGCAGGCGCTCTCGATCGTCGGCTCGACCTCCGGCAACTGGCAGGTCGAGCAGGCGGTGCAATCGGTGCAGGACTCGGTGCGGCAGGGGCGCTCGATCGCCGCGCCGCTCGCGACCGAGCCGATCTTCCCGACCATGGTCACCCAGATGATCGCCGTCGGCGAGGACTCGGGTGCGCTGGAGACCATGCTCGAGAAGATCAGCGACTTCTACGACAGCGAGGTGCAGAGCACGACCGAGGCGCTCACCTCGCTGATCGAGCCGCTCATGATCGCCTTCCTCGGCGTCATCCTGGGTGGCATGATCGTGGCGCTCTACCTTCCGATATTCGACGTCTTCAACCAGATCTAA
- a CDS encoding type IV pilus twitching motility protein PilT, with protein MTDSLGLGPAVDQGGAPRRVWSVTADDGAVAVAAQAAAQAAAPPPAGPMGAPVLAPPPPVGVPTVSPLPDLATGAPHLAPPPPVGQQAYTAPPPAAPVATAATPSVTTAAVDAPPPLGAAALPAPPPLGSAQAMTGIHPALLAALDDVVARGGSDLHVAADAPPMVRVDGELTPATGSTIWSRDDVTAMLETIMNEHQREVFAREWELDFAISPRGDFRFRVNFYKDRDAMAAAFRLIPTEIKSLKQLGVPGVVAKFAALPRGLVLVTGPTGSGKSTTLAALIDLVNKTRADHIVTIEDPIEFVHRNQRALVNQREVGSDTHSFADALKRVLRQDPDVILIGELRDLETVSTALTAAETGHLVFATLHTQSAAQTIDRIIDVFPPHQQGQVRSQLALTLQGVVCQTLLPRATGQGRIIATEIMMTTGAIANLIREGKTYQITSALQAGRDAGMHTMDQHLADLVNSHMVTHEAAQAKMQDPENFNRLVHRAAPDGAPAGQPFADGFGGAR; from the coding sequence ATGACGGACTCGCTCGGGCTCGGGCCCGCCGTGGACCAGGGCGGCGCCCCGCGCCGCGTATGGTCGGTCACCGCCGATGACGGGGCCGTTGCCGTGGCCGCGCAGGCTGCGGCGCAGGCCGCCGCGCCGCCGCCGGCAGGGCCGATGGGCGCTCCTGTGCTCGCGCCGCCCCCGCCCGTCGGGGTGCCCACTGTCTCGCCGCTGCCCGATCTCGCGACCGGTGCGCCGCATCTCGCCCCGCCGCCCCCGGTCGGGCAGCAGGCGTACACGGCGCCGCCGCCCGCTGCTCCGGTCGCGACCGCTGCCACGCCCTCCGTGACGACCGCGGCTGTGGATGCTCCGCCTCCGCTCGGCGCGGCCGCCCTGCCCGCGCCGCCGCCCCTGGGCTCGGCGCAGGCCATGACGGGCATCCACCCGGCCCTGCTCGCGGCGCTCGATGACGTCGTCGCCCGCGGAGGGTCCGACCTGCACGTGGCCGCGGATGCGCCGCCCATGGTGCGCGTCGATGGCGAGCTCACCCCGGCCACCGGCTCGACGATCTGGAGCCGCGACGATGTCACCGCGATGCTCGAGACGATCATGAACGAGCACCAGCGGGAGGTCTTCGCGCGCGAGTGGGAGCTCGACTTCGCCATCAGCCCGCGCGGCGACTTCCGCTTCCGGGTGAACTTCTACAAGGACCGCGACGCGATGGCGGCCGCCTTCCGTCTCATCCCGACCGAGATCAAGTCGCTCAAGCAGCTCGGCGTGCCCGGTGTGGTGGCGAAGTTCGCCGCGCTCCCGCGCGGGCTGGTTCTCGTCACCGGGCCGACCGGCTCGGGCAAGTCGACAACGCTCGCCGCGCTCATCGACCTGGTGAACAAGACGCGTGCCGACCACATCGTCACGATCGAGGACCCGATCGAGTTCGTCCACCGCAACCAGCGCGCGCTCGTCAACCAGCGCGAGGTCGGCTCCGACACGCACTCCTTCGCCGACGCGCTCAAGCGCGTGCTGCGGCAGGACCCGGATGTGATCCTCATCGGCGAGCTCCGCGATCTCGAGACGGTCTCGACCGCGCTCACCGCGGCCGAGACCGGCCACCTCGTCTTCGCGACGCTGCACACGCAGTCGGCCGCGCAGACGATCGACCGCATCATCGACGTCTTCCCGCCGCACCAGCAGGGCCAGGTGCGCTCGCAGCTCGCGCTCACCCTGCAGGGTGTGGTCTGTCAGACGCTGCTGCCGCGCGCCACCGGCCAGGGCCGCATTATCGCGACGGAGATCATGATGACCACGGGCGCCATCGCCAACCTGATCCGCGAGGGCAAGACCTACCAGATCACCTCGGCGCTCCAGGCGGGCCGCGATGCCGGCATGCACACGATGGACCAGCACCTCGCCGACCTCGTGAACAGCCACATGGTCACCCACGAGGCCGCGCAGGCGAAGATGCAGGACCCCGAGAACTTCAATCGTCTCGTCCATCGTGCCGCTCCTGACGGCGCCCCGGCGGGTCAGCCGTTCGCCGACGGATTCGGGGGTGCCCGGTAA
- a CDS encoding ATPase, T2SS/T4P/T4SS family: MVSVSEVLIIRGLLPIESLDKVRDEGDEAVVGEFLERGLVSPAQVASAKAEVAGLSFVELAEYPVDRTAVAMVPAALCRRHSVLPIHATATTITLAMVEPGDVLAMDDVRAITRMHVVAVVAEKNDLLAAINRFHRADSELSDLTTAIEEESAPSSSDEIAVREADADDAPIVRFVNLIIGQAIQDLASDIHIEPGEFEMRVRYRIDGVLHDVQQAPKNIQNGVISRLKIMSDINIAERRRPQDGRMSVQHGGQVIDLRVATLPTVWGEKVVMRILDNNATQRDISDLGMLERNLSVYRGSYTKPYGMILVTGPTGSGKSTTLYTTLHAVARPEINVITVEDPVEYRMAGINQVQVNPKAGLTFASALRSILRSDPDVVLIGEIRDQETAQIAIEAALTGHLVLSTLHTNDAPSAITRLIEMDIEPFLVGSALDCVVAQRLARRLCDRCKQLQEYEPPHLDSLGFGRREDELSPRFYHAVGCSACSGTGYRGRLALHEVMMVSEEIERLAVARASSIEIMQTATEQGMLTLRQDGWAKVRAGLTSIEEVLRVVA; this comes from the coding sequence GTGGTATCCGTGAGTGAAGTGCTCATCATCCGTGGGCTGCTGCCCATCGAGTCGCTCGACAAGGTGCGCGACGAGGGCGACGAGGCCGTCGTCGGCGAGTTTCTCGAGCGCGGGCTCGTGAGCCCCGCGCAGGTCGCCTCCGCCAAGGCCGAGGTCGCCGGTCTCTCGTTCGTCGAGCTCGCCGAGTACCCGGTCGACCGCACCGCGGTGGCGATGGTCCCTGCGGCCCTGTGTCGACGGCACAGCGTGCTGCCCATCCACGCCACGGCCACGACGATCACGCTCGCGATGGTCGAGCCGGGCGACGTGCTCGCCATGGATGACGTGCGGGCCATCACCCGCATGCACGTCGTCGCGGTCGTCGCCGAGAAGAACGACCTTCTCGCCGCCATCAACCGCTTCCACCGCGCTGACAGTGAGCTGAGCGACCTCACGACCGCGATCGAGGAGGAGTCGGCCCCCTCGTCCTCCGACGAGATCGCGGTGCGCGAGGCCGACGCCGACGACGCCCCGATCGTGCGGTTCGTGAACCTCATCATCGGCCAGGCGATCCAGGATCTCGCCTCCGACATCCACATCGAGCCGGGCGAGTTCGAGATGCGCGTGCGGTACCGCATCGACGGCGTCCTCCACGACGTCCAGCAGGCGCCGAAGAACATCCAGAACGGCGTCATCTCGCGCCTCAAGATCATGAGCGACATCAACATCGCCGAGCGCCGGCGCCCGCAGGACGGCCGCATGTCGGTGCAGCACGGCGGGCAGGTGATCGACCTCCGCGTCGCGACACTGCCCACGGTCTGGGGCGAGAAGGTCGTCATGCGCATCCTGGACAACAACGCGACCCAGCGCGACATCTCCGATCTCGGGATGCTCGAGCGCAACCTCTCCGTCTACCGCGGCTCGTACACCAAGCCCTACGGCATGATCCTCGTCACCGGGCCGACCGGTTCGGGAAAGTCGACCACCCTCTACACGACGCTGCACGCGGTGGCGCGCCCCGAGATCAACGTCATCACGGTCGAGGACCCGGTCGAGTATCGAATGGCCGGCATCAACCAGGTGCAGGTGAACCCGAAGGCGGGCCTGACGTTCGCGAGCGCCCTGCGCAGCATCCTGCGCTCCGACCCCGACGTCGTCCTTATCGGTGAGATCCGCGACCAGGAGACCGCCCAGATCGCGATCGAGGCCGCCCTCACCGGCCACCTCGTGCTATCGACCCTGCACACGAACGACGCGCCGAGCGCCATCACGCGCCTCATCGAGATGGACATCGAGCCGTTCCTGGTCGGCTCGGCGCTCGACTGCGTGGTCGCCCAGCGACTGGCTCGCCGACTCTGCGACCGCTGCAAGCAGCTGCAAGAGTACGAGCCCCCGCACCTCGACAGCCTCGGCTTCGGCCGCCGTGAGGATGAGCTCTCGCCGCGGTTCTACCACGCGGTCGGGTGCTCGGCCTGCTCGGGCACCGGGTACCGCGGCCGACTGGCCCTCCACGAGGTCATGATGGTCTCGGAGGAGATCGAGCGTCTCGCGGTCGCCCGCGCGTCGAGCATCGAGATCATGCAGACGGCGACCGAGCAGGGCATGCTGACCTTGCGGCAGGACGGCTGGGCGAAGGTCCGGGCCGGCCTGACCTCGATCGAGGAAGTGCTGCGCGTCGTCGCCTGA
- a CDS encoding IS110 family transposase, which produces MRIQRTSVGLDVHARSVVGCAIDEDTGEVIRHRFGYDPAAVLEWVRSLPQPAAVTYEAGPTGFALARLFTAAGIECLVAAPSKLQRPVGERVKTDARDAMHLARLLRLGEIVAVAVPTIEQETARDLVRAREDNRGELMAARHRLSKLLLRHGIIYDGKQAWTGAHDAWLRRQRFDHPGLQAAFDADYEAVQQVRARKDRLDAIIEQMAATSNYAPVVRRLGCLRGISTLTGFGLAVEIGNWERFTGSSIGAFVGLVPSEHSSGQSRSQGSITKTGNTHARRLLVEAAWHHRKPYRPGAVMQARWAAAPSLAVSRGDDGNRRLHQKWQHFTARKKRPTIANVAIARELAGWCWSLAVMPD; this is translated from the coding sequence TTGAGAATCCAGCGTACGAGCGTCGGTCTGGACGTGCACGCCCGCAGCGTCGTGGGATGCGCGATCGACGAGGACACTGGGGAAGTGATCCGTCACCGTTTCGGCTACGACCCCGCGGCAGTGCTGGAGTGGGTGCGGAGCCTGCCGCAGCCGGCAGCGGTGACGTATGAGGCCGGGCCGACCGGGTTCGCTCTGGCCCGCTTGTTCACCGCCGCAGGCATCGAGTGCCTCGTGGCGGCGCCGTCGAAGTTGCAGCGCCCGGTCGGGGAGCGAGTCAAGACCGACGCCAGGGACGCGATGCATTTGGCAAGACTGCTGCGACTGGGAGAGATCGTCGCGGTTGCCGTGCCCACGATCGAGCAGGAAACCGCACGCGACCTGGTGCGAGCACGAGAGGACAATCGGGGTGAGCTGATGGCTGCACGGCATCGGCTCTCGAAGCTGCTGTTGCGCCACGGGATCATCTATGACGGCAAGCAGGCGTGGACCGGCGCGCATGATGCCTGGCTGCGCCGGCAAAGGTTCGACCATCCCGGACTGCAGGCCGCGTTCGATGCCGACTACGAAGCAGTGCAGCAGGTGCGCGCCCGCAAAGACCGACTCGACGCGATCATCGAGCAGATGGCCGCGACCAGCAACTACGCGCCCGTGGTGCGACGCCTGGGGTGCTTGCGCGGGATCTCGACCTTGACCGGGTTCGGCCTCGCGGTCGAGATCGGCAACTGGGAGCGCTTCACCGGATCCAGCATCGGCGCGTTCGTCGGGCTGGTGCCCTCAGAGCACTCCTCCGGACAGTCACGCTCGCAAGGCTCGATCACCAAGACCGGCAACACTCACGCCCGCCGCCTGCTGGTCGAGGCCGCCTGGCATCACCGCAAACCCTATCGGCCCGGAGCGGTGATGCAGGCCCGGTGGGCTGCCGCGCCCAGCCTCGCCGTGTCCCGCGGCGACGACGGCAACCGGCGCCTGCATCAGAAATGGCAGCACTTCACCGCACGCAAGAAGCGGCCCACGATCGCGAACGTCGCCATCGCCCGCGAGCTCGCCGGCTGGTGCTGGTCCCTGGCTGTGATGCCCGACTGA
- a CDS encoding IS481 family transposase, which translates to MELHANARLSVEGRRLLCRRVRELNWKVADAAFAGGISERRAYEWLARFDAGETLADRSSRPKSSPKKTPASVEAAIVRLRTLRKTASTIAAILQMAVSTVCAVLARVGLNRLSKLEPVEPANRYCRRHAGELIHLDIKTLGRFRRPGKRALGQGADRRSRKAGWEAVHVAVDDATRLSYVEVLPDQTAATTVGFLHRAIAWFARHGVIVQEVMTDNGSAYVSRLWAATCAEVGLVHIRTRPYRPRTNGKAERFIQTLLREWAYAATYRDSDHRRAVLPEWVRYYNTQRPHGSLGHKAPMTVLAAA; encoded by the coding sequence ATGGAGCTTCACGCTAATGCCCGTTTGTCTGTTGAAGGTCGACGACTGCTGTGTCGACGCGTTCGCGAGCTGAACTGGAAGGTCGCCGACGCGGCCTTCGCGGGCGGGATCAGCGAACGTCGCGCCTACGAATGGTTGGCCCGGTTCGATGCCGGCGAAACCCTCGCTGACCGGTCGTCACGGCCGAAGTCGTCCCCGAAGAAGACCCCAGCCAGTGTTGAAGCGGCCATCGTGCGCCTGCGAACACTGCGCAAAACGGCGTCCACGATCGCTGCGATCCTGCAGATGGCGGTCTCGACAGTCTGCGCGGTGCTGGCCCGCGTCGGGTTGAACCGACTGTCGAAGTTGGAGCCCGTCGAGCCGGCGAACCGGTATTGCCGTCGCCATGCCGGGGAGCTGATCCACCTGGACATCAAGACGTTGGGCCGCTTCCGCCGCCCCGGCAAACGCGCCCTCGGCCAGGGAGCAGACCGACGCAGTCGGAAAGCCGGTTGGGAGGCGGTGCATGTCGCCGTCGATGATGCGACCCGACTGTCTTACGTGGAGGTGTTGCCTGACCAGACGGCTGCGACCACGGTCGGGTTCCTGCACCGCGCGATCGCGTGGTTCGCCCGGCATGGCGTGATCGTGCAGGAGGTGATGACCGACAACGGGTCCGCGTATGTCTCCCGGCTGTGGGCGGCAACGTGCGCCGAGGTGGGGCTGGTGCATATTCGCACGCGCCCGTACCGGCCGCGCACGAACGGCAAGGCCGAACGGTTCATCCAGACGCTGTTGCGGGAATGGGCGTACGCGGCGACCTACCGCGACAGTGACCACCGACGAGCGGTGCTGCCAGAATGGGTGCGCTACTACAACACTCAGCGACCCCACGGTTCCCTCGGCCACAAGGCGCCCATGACCGTCCTCGCGGCGGCATGA
- a CDS encoding MarR family winged helix-turn-helix transcriptional regulator produces the protein MTEKALAVDAWEALFRAQVSVLRQLTAEFPTNEISFTEYDVLFNLSRADGRRLRIRDLIPHLLLSQPSVSRLIDRLAQRGLVEKLPDATDARGTIVALTPAGYELFKRVAVNHVESISRRVGGRLSPDELAELTALCRRLRD, from the coding sequence ATGACGGAGAAGGCGCTCGCGGTCGACGCGTGGGAGGCACTGTTCCGCGCCCAGGTCTCGGTCCTGCGGCAGCTCACAGCGGAGTTCCCCACCAACGAGATCTCGTTCACCGAGTACGACGTGCTGTTCAACCTGTCTCGGGCGGACGGCCGTCGGCTGCGCATCCGCGACCTGATCCCGCACCTCCTGCTGAGCCAGCCCAGCGTCAGCCGCCTCATCGACCGCCTCGCCCAGCGCGGCCTCGTCGAGAAGCTGCCCGACGCGACCGACGCGCGCGGCACGATCGTCGCCCTGACCCCGGCCGGCTACGAGCTGTTCAAGCGGGTCGCGGTCAACCATGTGGAGTCGATCTCGCGGCGGGTCGGCGGGCGGCTCTCGCCCGACGAGCTCGCCGAGCTGACCGCGCTCTGCCGGCGCTTGCGCGACTGA
- a CDS encoding winged helix-turn-helix domain-containing protein — protein MSLAALSPRPTTSRPAAAPAPGVVAPPAPAPGASAAPRLRAVPDGTEARGFVLYVGLDEAKAAAAGIDLGRLVTELKRLTAELAPTAETHAAVALAPAGAGGRDVDVVRLALQDPSALARYRRTDEAPTEPVAEGVVIDISRKRVLLDGETAALTYKEFELLQYLVLREGRTIERAELISALWADGAEGDDDVPNERTIDVHVRRLRAKLGGYDDIVRTVRGAGYRFDRHADVSIRYASTPSPDFF, from the coding sequence ATGTCGCTCGCCGCTCTCTCCCCCCGTCCGACCACCTCCCGTCCCGCCGCCGCCCCCGCTCCGGGTGTCGTGGCACCGCCCGCCCCCGCCCCGGGTGCATCGGCCGCCCCGCGCCTGCGCGCGGTACCCGATGGCACCGAGGCCCGCGGCTTCGTGCTCTACGTCGGTCTCGACGAAGCGAAGGCCGCCGCCGCGGGAATCGACCTCGGCCGCCTGGTCACCGAGTTGAAGCGGCTCACCGCCGAGCTCGCGCCGACAGCCGAGACGCACGCCGCCGTCGCTCTCGCCCCGGCGGGTGCGGGCGGCCGCGACGTCGATGTCGTGCGGCTCGCCCTGCAGGATCCGTCGGCCCTCGCCCGCTACCGCCGCACCGACGAGGCTCCCACCGAGCCGGTCGCCGAGGGCGTCGTCATCGACATCTCGCGCAAGCGAGTGCTGCTCGATGGGGAGACCGCGGCGCTCACGTACAAGGAGTTCGAGCTGCTGCAGTACCTGGTGCTGCGCGAGGGCCGCACCATCGAGCGCGCCGAGCTGATCAGCGCGCTGTGGGCCGACGGCGCCGAGGGCGATGACGACGTGCCGAACGAGCGCACGATCGACGTGCACGTGCGTCGGCTGCGCGCGAAGCTCGGCGGCTACGACGACATCGTGCGCACGGTGCGCGGCGCGGGCTACCGCTTCGACCGCCACGCGGACGTGTCGATCCGGTACGCGTCGACGCCGAGCCCCGACTTCTTCTGA
- the upp gene encoding uracil phosphoribosyltransferase, whose product MRVHVADHPLITHKLTVLRDQTTPSATFRALTEELVTLLAYEATRHVRTHEVTIQTPVAQTVGLAISEPRPLIVPILRAGLGMLEGMVKLVPSAEVGFLGMVRDHDTLEPSVYAERLPDHLEGRQCFVLDPMLATGGSLLAAIEFLFERGADDVTAVCILGAPEGLEMIEKATAGRDVTIVLGALDEKLNEKGYIVPGLGDAGDRLYGTVG is encoded by the coding sequence ATGCGAGTCCACGTTGCCGACCACCCGCTGATCACGCACAAGCTGACGGTGCTGCGCGATCAGACCACTCCGTCGGCCACGTTCCGGGCCCTCACCGAAGAGCTGGTGACCCTGCTGGCCTACGAGGCCACACGGCACGTGCGCACGCACGAGGTGACGATCCAGACTCCGGTCGCGCAGACGGTGGGCCTCGCCATCAGCGAGCCGCGGCCGCTCATCGTGCCGATCTTGCGCGCGGGTCTCGGCATGCTCGAGGGCATGGTCAAGCTGGTGCCGAGCGCTGAGGTCGGCTTCCTCGGGATGGTGCGCGACCACGACACGCTCGAGCCGAGCGTGTATGCCGAGCGGCTTCCCGACCACCTCGAGGGTCGGCAGTGCTTCGTGCTCGACCCCATGCTCGCGACCGGTGGCTCGCTGCTGGCCGCGATCGAGTTCCTGTTCGAGCGAGGCGCCGACGACGTGACCGCGGTGTGCATCCTGGGCGCGCCCGAGGGCCTGGAGATGATCGAGAAGGCGACGGCGGGCCGCGACGTCACGATCGTGCTCGGCGCGCTCGACGAGAAGCTCAACGAGAAGGGCTACATCGTGCCGGGCCTCGGCGATGCCGGTGACCGCCTGTACGGCACGGTGGGCTGA
- a CDS encoding nucleoside deaminase, which translates to MTTVTESDRAAMAAALVEARAALASDDVPVGAIVLDEAGAIIGRGRNEREKGADPTAHAEVVALRQAAASRGDWQLSGCTLVVTLEPCVLCAGAILAARIDRVVFGAWDEKAGAAGSVVDLLRERRLPHRVGEVVGGVDEQECASLLAAFFSARR; encoded by the coding sequence ATGACGACGGTCACCGAGAGCGATCGCGCGGCGATGGCCGCGGCGCTCGTCGAGGCCCGCGCCGCCCTCGCCAGCGACGACGTGCCGGTCGGTGCGATCGTGCTCGACGAGGCGGGGGCGATCATCGGCCGCGGCCGCAACGAGCGCGAGAAGGGCGCTGACCCCACCGCGCACGCCGAGGTGGTCGCGCTACGACAGGCGGCGGCGTCGCGGGGCGACTGGCAGCTGAGCGGATGCACGCTCGTCGTCACCCTCGAACCGTGCGTGCTCTGCGCGGGTGCGATCCTGGCCGCGCGCATCGACCGCGTCGTGTTCGGCGCGTGGGACGAGAAGGCCGGAGCCGCGGGTAGCGTGGTCGACCTGCTGCGCGAGCGGCGGCTGCCGCACCGCGTGGGCGAGGTGGTCGGCGGGGTCGACGAGCAGGAGTGCGCATCCCTGCTCGCCGCGTTCTTCAGCGCTCGGCGCTGA
- a CDS encoding cation diffusion facilitator family transporter encodes MSASGGARAIIAALLANTGIAATKFIAYLVSGSSAMLAESVHSVADAGNQVLLLVGQRRSRRAADQEHPFGYGRERYVSAFVVAIILFSVGGMFSLYEGVLKLGEPHPIENAWLPITVLLIAIGLETYSLRTAVRESNHVRGGQSWMAFIRRAKAPELPVVLMEDVAALLGLTFALAGVGLTVLTGDPVWDAIGTILIGALLVLVAIVLGIETKSLLVGEGATADDAAAIRDALRAHDLVVALVHMKTLHLGPEELLVAAKVAFRAGATLEQVTAAIDELERAVRAAVPSARVIFIEPGLATTPAVGEARLSAER; translated from the coding sequence ATGAGCGCCTCGGGCGGTGCGCGCGCCATCATCGCGGCGCTGCTCGCCAACACCGGCATCGCCGCCACGAAGTTCATCGCCTACCTCGTCTCCGGCTCGAGCGCCATGCTCGCCGAGAGCGTGCACTCCGTCGCCGATGCCGGCAACCAGGTGCTGCTGCTGGTCGGGCAGCGCCGGTCCCGGCGCGCGGCCGATCAGGAGCATCCCTTCGGGTACGGGCGCGAACGCTACGTCTCCGCGTTCGTCGTCGCGATCATCCTCTTCTCGGTCGGCGGCATGTTCTCGCTGTACGAGGGCGTGCTGAAGCTCGGCGAACCGCACCCGATCGAGAACGCCTGGCTGCCCATCACCGTGCTGCTGATCGCCATCGGGCTCGAGACCTACTCGCTGCGCACGGCGGTGCGCGAGTCGAACCACGTGCGCGGGGGCCAGAGCTGGATGGCGTTCATCCGCCGCGCGAAGGCGCCCGAGCTGCCCGTCGTGCTCATGGAAGACGTCGCCGCGCTGCTGGGCCTGACGTTCGCGCTGGCCGGCGTGGGGCTCACCGTGCTGACCGGCGATCCGGTGTGGGACGCCATCGGCACGATCCTCATCGGCGCCCTCCTCGTGCTCGTGGCGATCGTGCTCGGCATCGAGACGAAGAGCCTGCTGGTCGGCGAGGGCGCCACGGCCGATGACGCCGCCGCCATCCGCGACGCCCTGCGCGCCCATGATCTCGTCGTCGCGCTCGTGCACATGAAGACGCTGCACCTCGGCCCGGAGGAGCTGCTCGTGGCCGCCAAGGTGGCCTTCCGTGCCGGAGCGACGCTCGAGCAGGTCACCGCGGCGATCGACGAGCTCGAGCGCGCGGTGCGGGCCGCCGTGCCCAGCGCCCGGGTCATCTTCATCGAGCCGGGGCTCGCCACCACCCCCGCTGTCGGCGAGGCGCGGCTCAGCGCCGAGCGCTGA
- the proC gene encoding pyrroline-5-carboxylate reductase → MNASLPAVAIIGTGSMGGAILAGLRAPGVRLPGLRATTRSEASAAALRANGVEARATEHDSAANTWAVSDAGLVLLGVKPAQITTVLAELAPSLRPDALVVSVAAGITTAAMEDVVPNPVVRAMPNTPALIGRGVTGIAGGARATAAHLALADDLFRTVGTVVELPEAQIDALSTISGSGPAYVFLLIEELTRAAEAMGFEPDVAALLVQQTFSGAALLLEATGEEPAELRRRVTSPKGTTERAIAVLQEAQLATVFERAARAAQERARELAAGA, encoded by the coding sequence GTGAACGCCTCCCTCCCCGCCGTCGCCATCATCGGAACCGGGTCGATGGGCGGCGCCATCCTCGCTGGCCTCCGCGCGCCGGGCGTCCGGCTCCCTGGCCTCCGCGCGACGACACGCTCTGAGGCCTCGGCCGCCGCGCTGCGCGCGAACGGCGTCGAGGCGCGGGCGACCGAGCACGACAGCGCCGCCAACACCTGGGCGGTGTCGGATGCGGGGCTCGTGCTGCTGGGCGTGAAGCCCGCGCAGATCACGACGGTGCTGGCCGAGCTGGCCCCGAGCCTGCGCCCCGACGCGCTCGTGGTGAGCGTCGCCGCGGGCATCACGACCGCGGCCATGGAGGACGTCGTGCCGAACCCCGTCGTGCGCGCGATGCCGAACACGCCCGCGCTGATCGGTCGCGGCGTCACGGGCATCGCGGGTGGAGCGCGGGCGACGGCCGCGCACCTCGCGCTCGCCGACGACCTCTTCCGCACCGTGGGCACGGTCGTCGAGCTGCCCGAGGCGCAGATCGACGCCCTCTCGACGATCAGCGGCTCCGGCCCGGCCTACGTCTTCCTGCTCATCGAGGAGCTCACCCGCGCGGCGGAGGCGATGGGCTTCGAGCCCGACGTCGCGGCGCTGCTCGTGCAGCAGACCTTCTCGGGCGCGGCCCTGCTGCTCGAGGCGACCGGCGAGGAGCCGGCCGAGCTTCGGCGTCGCGTCACGAGCCCCAAGGGCACCACCGAGCGGGCGATCGCCGTGCTGCAGGAGGCGCAGCTCGCCACCGTGTTCGAGCGGGCCGCGCGTGCCGCACAGGAACGTGCACGGGAACTGGCCGCCGGGGCATAG